In the Pseudomonas sp. ADAK2 genome, one interval contains:
- a CDS encoding Vgb family protein → MKSSAAEIIREYGPFTGVDAVHGVSWDGQHVWFASGEKLNALDPASGQTVRSIDVTADAGTAFDGEHLFQIAADRIQKIDPKTGRVLHTIPAPGNSDSGLTWAEGTLWVGEYRDRKIHQIDPETGKILRTIESNRFVTGVTWVEGALWHGTWEGDESELRRVDPGTGEVLESVKMPVGVGVSGLESDGGDQFFCGGGGSGKVRSVRRPK, encoded by the coding sequence ATGAAAAGCTCAGCAGCTGAAATCATCCGTGAATATGGGCCCTTTACTGGCGTCGACGCCGTGCATGGCGTCAGCTGGGACGGCCAGCATGTCTGGTTCGCCAGTGGCGAAAAACTCAACGCCCTCGACCCGGCCAGCGGTCAGACCGTGCGCTCGATCGATGTCACCGCTGATGCCGGCACTGCGTTCGATGGCGAGCACCTGTTCCAGATCGCCGCCGATCGCATTCAGAAAATCGACCCCAAGACCGGCCGCGTGCTCCACACCATTCCCGCACCCGGCAACAGCGACTCGGGCCTGACCTGGGCGGAAGGCACGCTATGGGTCGGGGAATACCGTGACCGCAAGATCCATCAGATCGACCCCGAAACCGGCAAGATTCTGCGCACCATCGAATCCAACCGTTTTGTCACTGGTGTGACCTGGGTCGAAGGCGCGTTGTGGCATGGTACGTGGGAAGGCGATGAGAGTGAGTTGCGCCGGGTTGATCCGGGCACGGGCGAAGTACTGGAAAGCGTGAAGATGCCGGTGGGCGTCGGTGTTTCCGGGCTGGAGTCCGATGGCGGTGATCAGTT
- a CDS encoding helix-turn-helix domain-containing protein, translating to MDSLITAAARALAAGDPLGALNRVALRDDAAALALRGIAMAQLGELVLARTLVQRAARAFGPKESLARARCVVAEAEIALASRDLGWPVKKLDTARLTLEAHGDAVNAAHARYLAIRRLLLIGQLDDAEQQLAELDPAPLPPALRAVHELVAAGIAMRRVQSHLARAALARAQEAARQAAIPALSAEVEHAVLVLNTPVARLITHGQERPLLLEEVEALLASTSLVVDACRYSVRGAGMSVALATRPVLFAIARALAEAWPADVSREALIARAFRLKLSDESHRARLRVEVGRLRAALEPLASVIATPRGFELVAQDVVLLAPPVEERYAAVFAFLADGESWSSSALALALGTSQRTVQRTLDTLAADGKVQSFGRGRARRWMTPPVPGFATTLLLTAPLPSA from the coding sequence ATGGATTCGTTGATCACGGCGGCGGCGCGAGCGCTGGCGGCGGGTGATCCCCTCGGTGCGCTGAACCGGGTGGCCTTGCGCGACGACGCGGCAGCGCTCGCCTTGCGCGGCATTGCAATGGCGCAGCTCGGTGAGCTGGTGTTGGCCAGGACGCTGGTGCAACGGGCGGCGCGGGCCTTCGGGCCGAAGGAAAGCCTGGCGCGGGCGCGGTGTGTGGTCGCCGAGGCCGAGATCGCGCTGGCCTCGCGGGACCTCGGTTGGCCGGTGAAGAAACTCGACACCGCACGGCTGACGCTTGAGGCTCATGGCGATGCCGTCAATGCCGCCCATGCGCGCTATCTGGCGATCCGGCGCTTGTTGCTGATCGGGCAACTGGATGACGCCGAGCAACAACTCGCCGAACTCGACCCCGCGCCACTGCCGCCAGCCTTGCGCGCGGTGCATGAACTGGTCGCCGCCGGGATCGCCATGCGCCGCGTGCAATCCCATTTGGCGCGAGCGGCTTTGGCCCGCGCGCAGGAGGCCGCGCGGCAGGCCGCGATTCCCGCGTTATCTGCCGAAGTCGAACACGCTGTGCTGGTGTTGAACACGCCTGTGGCGCGACTCATTACCCATGGCCAAGAGCGGCCATTGTTGCTGGAGGAAGTCGAGGCATTGCTCGCCTCAACCTCGCTGGTGGTGGACGCGTGCCGTTACAGCGTACGTGGCGCCGGTATGTCGGTGGCCCTGGCCACGCGCCCGGTGTTGTTCGCCATCGCCCGGGCCTTGGCCGAAGCCTGGCCGGCCGACGTGTCGAGAGAAGCCCTGATCGCCCGAGCCTTTCGCCTGAAACTCAGTGACGAGTCCCATCGCGCCCGGCTGCGCGTCGAGGTCGGGCGGTTGCGGGCGGCCCTTGAACCCTTGGCCAGCGTGATCGCCACACCGCGCGGCTTTGAGTTGGTGGCGCAGGATGTGGTGCTGCTGGCACCACCTGTCGAAGAAAGATATGCCGCCGTGTTCGCTTTTCTCGCCGACGGTGAATCGTGGTCCAGCTCAGCCTTGGCGCTGGCACTCGGCACCAGTCAGCGCACGGTGCAACGAACCCTCGACACGCTGGCGGCGGACGGCAAGGTGCAGTCGTTCGGGCGCGGACGGGCGCGGCGCTGGATGACGCCCCCGGTGCCGGGTTTCGCGACGACTTTGTTACTCACGGCGCCGTTGCCCAGTGCTTAG
- a CDS encoding DUF899 domain-containing protein — protein sequence MNKHTIATREQWLAARLELLKAEKDLTRRSDELARQRQALPWVRVDKAYRFDTEQGPATLDELFDGRSQLLVYHFMFGPDYKAGCPSCSAIADGFDGIVTHLANHDVTLMAVSRAPLAKLLAYRQRMGWTFPWASAPDSDFTADFNVSFTEAQQREGTVEYNYQRGGHAMDESQIPEPVAQFAATCGTDAPTYSRDRPGLSAFVREDGVIYHTYSTYARGVDGLWGMYQWLDRAPLGRNEQGPWWRRHDEYS from the coding sequence ATGAACAAGCACACGATCGCTACACGAGAACAATGGCTGGCCGCGCGGCTGGAGTTGCTCAAGGCCGAGAAGGACCTGACCCGCCGCAGCGACGAACTCGCCCGGCAACGTCAGGCGTTGCCCTGGGTGCGAGTCGACAAGGCCTACCGTTTCGACACCGAGCAAGGTCCCGCGACCCTGGACGAGTTGTTCGACGGTCGCTCGCAACTGCTGGTCTATCACTTTATGTTCGGCCCCGATTACAAGGCGGGCTGCCCGTCCTGCTCGGCGATTGCCGACGGGTTTGACGGCATCGTCACGCACCTGGCGAACCACGACGTGACGCTGATGGCCGTGTCCCGCGCACCGCTGGCGAAACTGCTGGCGTACCGGCAGCGGATGGGTTGGACGTTTCCCTGGGCGTCAGCGCCCGACAGCGATTTCACAGCTGACTTCAATGTGTCGTTTACCGAGGCGCAGCAGCGTGAAGGGACTGTCGAGTACAACTATCAGCGCGGGGGCCATGCGATGGATGAATCGCAAATCCCCGAGCCGGTCGCGCAGTTCGCGGCGACCTGTGGCACCGATGCGCCGACCTATTCGCGGGACCGGCCGGGGTTGAGTGCGTTTGTGCGCGAGGATGGCGTGATTTATCACACCTATTCCACCTATGCCCGAGGAGTGGATGGGTTGTGGGGCATGTATCAGTGGTTGGACCGGGCGCCGTTGGGGCGGAATGAACAAGGGCCTTGGTGGCGGCGGCATGATGAGTACAGCTGA
- a CDS encoding LysR substrate-binding domain-containing protein produces MDLRQLRYFIKVVECGTITRASEALHIAQPAISQQMRNLEQDMGMQLLERSVHGVVPTAAGRTLHRHAVELLRQADGTQELLRQDAEFPQGKVSVGMPSSTARMLAIPLARTIRSRYPGIKLELIDAPSAELGGLITVGRVALAVNVDVVESRGVVSQRLLTETLYLVAWPAFALPDGPVSIEALAQMPLVLPCAPNTIRSRVESAFQEAGLHCEVEFEANSTDLLFAAVKARLGVTILPWAAAHAELEQHKLKLARIDHRLFTRELSLCWHDTAVQSNAVQKVKATIFELFDGFGRQPGWADGR; encoded by the coding sequence ATGGACCTGCGCCAGTTGCGCTATTTCATCAAGGTGGTCGAGTGCGGCACCATCACCCGCGCCAGTGAAGCGCTGCACATTGCCCAGCCGGCGATCAGCCAGCAGATGCGCAATCTGGAGCAGGACATGGGCATGCAATTGCTCGAACGCAGCGTTCATGGCGTGGTGCCGACGGCGGCGGGGCGCACGTTGCATCGGCATGCCGTCGAATTGTTGCGCCAGGCCGACGGCACTCAGGAACTGCTGCGCCAGGACGCCGAATTTCCCCAAGGCAAGGTCTCGGTGGGCATGCCGTCGAGTACCGCGCGAATGTTGGCGATCCCCTTGGCGCGGACCATTCGCAGCCGTTATCCGGGGATCAAACTGGAACTGATCGATGCACCCAGCGCCGAGCTTGGCGGGTTGATCACGGTCGGGCGGGTGGCGTTGGCGGTGAATGTCGATGTGGTCGAGAGTCGGGGCGTGGTGTCGCAGCGGCTACTGACCGAAACACTGTACCTGGTGGCATGGCCGGCGTTTGCGTTGCCCGATGGCCCGGTATCGATTGAAGCGCTGGCGCAGATGCCGCTGGTGCTGCCCTGCGCGCCGAATACGATTCGCAGTCGGGTCGAGTCAGCGTTTCAAGAGGCCGGCCTGCACTGTGAGGTGGAATTTGAAGCCAACTCCACCGACCTGCTGTTCGCGGCGGTCAAGGCCCGACTCGGCGTGACCATCCTGCCGTGGGCGGCGGCGCATGCCGAGCTGGAGCAGCACAAGTTGAAACTGGCCAGGATCGACCATCGACTGTTCACCCGGGAGTTGTCGTTGTGCTGGCATGACACGGCGGTGCAGAGCAACGCGGTGCAGAAGGTCAAGGCGACCATTTTCGAATTATTCGACGGGTTTGGGCGCCAGCCGGGGTGGGCGGATGGGCGGTGA
- a CDS encoding MFS transporter, with amino-acid sequence MSRAMTASATREKPIKTPLSREQIRGFWTVYLGWVLDGVDSVIFALVLIPAMTELLPNSGITATPANIAMYGSLLFGLFLIGWGLSFIWGPLADRFGRVKMLAASILVYSLFTGAAAFSENIWQLAVFRLIAGIGVGGEWALAGTYVAECWPEDRRKMGAGYLQTGYYLGFFIAALLNYTVGATYGWRVMFLCGLFPAFVAIYTALKVKEPRKVIIEDKAPKAHSAWLEIFAPAFRRRTLTSSALVGVAIVGLWAGSVYEATAVVTLATRAGIDHVGAVHLASIGAAILSLSTILGCLIAPWLAERVGRRKALGIYFAGMAASIVVAFGWVFYMDDGLHLFMVSLVFLGFFGGNFAIFSLWLPEQYPTRIRATAFAFNASVGRFIGAGVNFLLAAAIHWHGSLGAPIAWTAAAFVAGILILPFAVETRDQTLPQ; translated from the coding sequence ATGTCTAGAGCAATGACTGCATCTGCAACACGGGAAAAACCGATCAAGACGCCGCTGAGCCGCGAGCAGATTCGCGGCTTCTGGACGGTGTACCTGGGCTGGGTGCTGGATGGCGTCGATTCCGTGATCTTCGCCCTGGTGCTGATCCCGGCCATGACCGAGTTGCTGCCCAACTCCGGCATCACCGCCACCCCCGCCAATATCGCCATGTATGGTTCGCTGCTGTTCGGGTTGTTCCTGATCGGCTGGGGCCTGTCGTTTATCTGGGGGCCGCTGGCCGATCGCTTTGGCCGGGTGAAGATGCTGGCCGCGAGCATCCTGGTCTACTCGCTGTTTACCGGCGCGGCGGCGTTCTCCGAGAACATCTGGCAACTGGCGGTGTTTCGGCTGATTGCCGGGATTGGCGTCGGCGGCGAGTGGGCACTGGCGGGCACTTACGTCGCCGAGTGCTGGCCGGAAGACCGACGCAAAATGGGCGCGGGTTACCTGCAAACCGGCTACTACCTGGGCTTCTTTATCGCCGCGTTGCTCAACTACACGGTCGGCGCCACGTATGGCTGGCGGGTGATGTTCCTGTGCGGGTTGTTCCCGGCATTCGTGGCGATTTATACCGCGCTCAAAGTCAAAGAGCCGCGCAAGGTGATCATCGAAGACAAAGCTCCGAAAGCGCATAGCGCCTGGCTGGAGATTTTCGCCCCGGCGTTTCGCCGTCGCACGCTCACCAGTTCAGCCTTGGTCGGTGTCGCGATTGTCGGGTTGTGGGCCGGTTCGGTGTACGAAGCTACGGCGGTGGTGACCCTGGCGACCCGCGCCGGCATCGATCACGTCGGCGCCGTGCACCTGGCCTCGATCGGCGCGGCGATCCTGTCCTTGAGCACCATCCTCGGCTGCCTGATCGCGCCATGGCTGGCGGAGCGCGTCGGACGGCGCAAGGCGCTGGGCATCTACTTCGCCGGCATGGCCGCCTCGATCGTCGTCGCGTTCGGCTGGGTGTTCTACATGGACGATGGCCTGCACCTGTTCATGGTGTCGCTGGTGTTCCTCGGTTTCTTCGGCGGCAACTTCGCGATCTTCTCGCTGTGGCTGCCCGAGCAATACCCAACGCGCATTCGCGCCACGGCATTCGCCTTCAACGCCTCGGTCGGGCGCTTCATCGGCGCCGGGGTCAACTTCCTGCTGGCGGCCGCGATCCACTGGCACGGCTCGCTCGGCGCGCCTATCGCCTGGACCGCTGCCGCGTTTGTCGCCGGCATTCTGATCCTGCCGTTTGCCGTCGAAACCCGCGACCAGACCTTGCCGCAATAG
- a CDS encoding CaiB/BaiF CoA transferase family protein yields the protein MQALQGIKIVDLSRALSGPFCTMVLADLGADVIKIEPGPTGDMSRTWGPFDRGVSTYYLSCNRNKRGMCIDFRHPEGLATIQRLIDDADVVIENFKPGTLESMGLGYDVLSARNPRLILGSINAFGTDGPMSRWPGFDQIAQGYSGLMSLTGFVDGDPTRTGTAIGDLTSGMWLVTAVLAALLERSKTGRGQHVSTSLLASLVGLLSVHGQRYLSLGDVPRRTGNAHSVIAPYGVFQTLDGPLNLAPITSAMWGRLCVLLDLPSLPDDPRFASNEARVERREELKAILESRLKTRSKHAWTELFIEAGLPAGPINTLDEVFDDPQVLHSQLTETVTHPTLGAVRQVVTPVFSATDSAASRPPPLLGEHTLEVLCEAGFDDASINALLAANVVFQDTDDSPAHATGTAQ from the coding sequence ATGCAAGCTTTGCAAGGCATCAAGATTGTCGACCTGAGCCGCGCGCTGTCGGGGCCGTTCTGCACCATGGTGCTGGCCGACCTCGGCGCCGACGTGATCAAGATCGAGCCCGGCCCGACCGGCGATATGAGCCGCACCTGGGGCCCGTTCGACCGCGGCGTCAGCACTTATTACCTCTCGTGCAACCGCAACAAACGCGGGATGTGCATCGACTTCCGCCACCCCGAAGGCCTGGCCACGATCCAGCGCCTGATCGATGACGCCGACGTGGTGATCGAGAACTTCAAGCCCGGCACGCTGGAGAGCATGGGCCTCGGTTACGACGTGCTCAGTGCGCGCAATCCACGGCTGATTCTCGGCAGCATCAACGCGTTCGGTACCGACGGGCCGATGAGCCGTTGGCCGGGTTTCGATCAGATCGCCCAAGGCTATTCGGGACTGATGAGCCTCACCGGTTTCGTCGATGGCGATCCGACCCGCACCGGCACCGCGATTGGTGATTTGACCTCGGGCATGTGGCTGGTGACGGCGGTATTGGCCGCCCTGCTGGAGCGCTCGAAGACCGGGCGCGGGCAGCATGTCAGCACCTCGTTGCTGGCCAGTCTGGTCGGGTTGTTGAGTGTGCACGGCCAGCGTTATCTCAGCCTCGGCGATGTGCCGCGCCGCACCGGCAATGCGCATTCAGTGATCGCGCCCTATGGCGTGTTCCAGACCCTGGATGGCCCGCTGAACCTGGCGCCGATCACCTCGGCCATGTGGGGGCGTTTGTGCGTGTTGCTCGACTTGCCGTCGCTGCCGGACGATCCGCGCTTCGCCAGCAATGAGGCCCGGGTCGAGCGCCGTGAAGAGCTGAAGGCGATCCTCGAAAGCCGTCTGAAAACCCGCAGCAAACACGCGTGGACCGAGCTGTTTATCGAAGCCGGCCTGCCCGCCGGGCCGATCAACACCCTCGACGAAGTGTTCGATGATCCGCAGGTGCTGCACAGCCAATTGACCGAAACCGTCACGCATCCGACCCTCGGCGCCGTGCGCCAAGTGGTGACACCGGTGTTCAGCGCCACCGACAGCGCCGCCAGCCGCCCTCCGCCGCTGCTGGGCGAACACACCCTTGAAGTACTGTGCGAGGCGGGTTTCGATGACGCTTCGATCAACGCATTGCTCGCCGCCAACGTGGTGTTCCAGGACACCGACGATTCACCCGCACACGCCACAGGAACTGCCCAATGA
- the scpB gene encoding methylmalonyl-CoA decarboxylase produces the protein MNSTVTVHHVDERIARLVFSNPTHRNALSAQLLNALDESLVALAAQRVPVVILGGEVGQPVWSAGHDIRELQHDRDPIAYGKPLEQVLRRIRAYPGVVIALISGSVWGGAVDLAMSCDLVVADHSASFAMTPVNIGLPYTTSGLLRFFNNLPIHVLKEMFFTAQKLDAQRAERFGVINRLVESDALEATALELAQGIAAKAPLAVAAVKEQLRILEDLQPLPVQAMEQIAELRRQACESTDFGEGLAAFAERRGAVFSGQ, from the coding sequence ATGAACTCGACAGTCACCGTCCACCACGTCGATGAGCGCATCGCCCGACTGGTCTTCAGCAACCCCACCCACCGCAACGCCCTCAGCGCGCAACTGCTGAACGCCCTCGACGAAAGCCTCGTCGCCCTCGCCGCGCAACGCGTTCCCGTGGTGATTCTCGGCGGCGAAGTCGGGCAACCGGTGTGGAGCGCCGGCCACGACATTCGCGAACTGCAACATGACCGCGACCCCATCGCCTACGGCAAACCCCTCGAACAAGTGCTGCGCCGCATCCGCGCCTATCCCGGCGTGGTCATCGCGCTGATCTCAGGTTCGGTGTGGGGCGGCGCGGTGGATCTGGCCATGAGTTGCGACCTGGTGGTGGCCGATCACAGCGCCAGTTTTGCCATGACCCCGGTGAACATCGGCTTGCCCTACACCACCAGCGGCTTGCTGCGGTTCTTCAATAATTTGCCGATTCATGTGCTCAAGGAAATGTTCTTCACCGCGCAGAAACTCGATGCGCAGCGGGCCGAGCGCTTCGGCGTGATTAATCGACTGGTCGAGAGCGATGCACTGGAAGCCACGGCGCTGGAATTGGCCCAAGGCATCGCTGCCAAAGCGCCGCTGGCGGTGGCCGCAGTTAAGGAGCAACTGCGGATTCTTGAGGACCTGCAACCGCTGCCCGTGCAGGCGATGGAGCAGATTGCCGAGTTACGGCGGCAGGCGTGTGAGAGCACCGATTTTGGCGAAGGGCTGGCGGCGTTTGCCGAACGCAGGGGGGCGGTGTTTAGCGGGCAGTGA
- a CDS encoding bifunctional diguanylate cyclase/phosphodiesterase: MDVSAYAASAPSRQSSVTWRLALAMGLLFIIGVCIVVVALFSIATGLDTEDIDETRFYTARALENRITASKNYITSYAYWTSAYEHMNGEVDTDWAYIEQNIGKTLFTNDGYEGVFVLDRGHTKYAVIRGEMVQADFSSYVTASSATLIEQVQSQEDLTKPVSLYTMFEGWPALLTAEAIMPNDARPIDDPKTTSVMVFVDQLTTAKLHTLGSSYGLENLNLAPDATFRKNQPQVPLESTGYSLIAQLDEPGKHLLWSLLPTLGGTLVVLMLLTAYFFRYAMRSSRYVDSSYEVLQASHRALESANHALEASEERFRAVAEAASDWIWEIDQHQYITYLSGRFSAVTGFSDQQWLGQNIEQLLYCDTTPLALWLNKLTEEASVSDLRCTYRDQTGQQRYCRVSARPILDDQRVIGYRGTASDITDEVAAHAQIQHLSMHDALTGLPNRNKLARYLEDALQLKEHSAPLTLLMLDLDNFKPINDSLGHPAGDAVLQEVGVRLRECTRDHDIVARLGGDEFVVVVLGMNSHSEIDKFCTRLIESLHRPIPYEHHMLHIGASLGVALSRRQGYVPSELIRCADIALYKAKSDGKNTWCYFEAHMSDQIQHRRQLEDDLRQAVLNNQFVLHYQPRYKVDGKEIVSVEALVRWQHPTQGLLGPDLFIPLAEQTDLIVPLGRWVLREACETALTWPDDILLSVNLSPAQFARSDVVEDVREVLVETRFPASRLELEITENVMLNDIDGALTTMNALKELGVRLNMDDFGTGYSSLGYLRAYPFDGIKIDKRFIASMSSGGNDRAVVQAIISLGKAMGLTVTAEGVETAEQLKILGADQCHEVQGFYMSRPVDKVAFSKLLSKSRA; the protein is encoded by the coding sequence ATGGACGTTTCCGCCTATGCAGCCTCGGCCCCCTCCCGCCAAAGCTCGGTGACTTGGCGCCTGGCATTGGCCATGGGCCTTCTGTTTATCATTGGCGTCTGCATAGTGGTGGTTGCGCTATTCAGCATCGCCACCGGCCTCGACACAGAAGACATCGACGAGACACGGTTCTACACCGCCCGCGCGTTGGAAAACCGCATCACCGCATCAAAAAACTACATCACCAGTTATGCCTACTGGACGTCGGCGTACGAGCATATGAACGGTGAAGTCGACACCGATTGGGCGTACATCGAGCAGAACATAGGCAAAACGCTGTTCACCAACGATGGGTACGAAGGCGTGTTCGTACTTGATCGCGGGCACACCAAATACGCCGTAATTCGGGGCGAGATGGTCCAGGCGGATTTTTCCAGTTACGTGACAGCGTCGTCCGCGACGCTGATTGAACAGGTTCAGAGCCAGGAAGACCTGACCAAACCGGTGAGCCTGTACACGATGTTCGAGGGCTGGCCCGCCTTGTTGACGGCCGAGGCGATCATGCCAAATGACGCACGGCCGATTGATGATCCGAAAACCACCTCCGTCATGGTGTTCGTCGACCAACTGACCACGGCCAAACTGCACACACTGGGCAGCAGTTATGGCCTGGAAAATCTGAACCTGGCCCCCGATGCCACCTTCAGAAAAAACCAGCCGCAAGTCCCGCTTGAAAGCACCGGCTACAGCCTGATTGCCCAACTCGATGAGCCGGGGAAGCACTTGTTGTGGTCGTTGTTGCCAACCCTGGGCGGGACGTTGGTGGTGCTGATGTTGCTCACTGCGTATTTCTTCCGGTATGCGATGCGTTCCTCGCGCTACGTCGACAGCAGTTATGAGGTGTTGCAAGCCTCCCACCGGGCACTGGAAAGCGCCAATCACGCGTTGGAGGCCAGCGAAGAACGCTTTCGCGCGGTGGCCGAAGCCGCGTCGGACTGGATCTGGGAAATCGATCAACACCAATACATCACCTACCTGTCCGGACGCTTCAGCGCCGTGACCGGCTTCTCCGATCAGCAGTGGCTGGGGCAAAACATCGAACAACTGCTGTATTGCGACACCACGCCGCTGGCCCTCTGGCTGAACAAACTGACCGAGGAAGCCAGTGTCAGCGACCTGCGTTGCACCTATCGCGATCAAACCGGCCAACAACGCTACTGCCGGGTGTCCGCCCGACCGATCCTCGACGACCAGCGGGTCATCGGCTACCGGGGTACAGCCAGCGACATCACCGACGAAGTTGCCGCCCACGCGCAAATCCAGCACCTGTCGATGCACGACGCGCTGACCGGATTGCCCAACCGCAACAAACTCGCGCGCTACCTGGAAGATGCCTTGCAGCTCAAGGAACACTCGGCGCCGCTGACGTTATTGATGCTCGACCTGGATAACTTCAAACCGATCAACGATTCACTCGGCCATCCCGCCGGCGATGCGGTGTTGCAGGAGGTCGGCGTGCGCTTGCGCGAGTGCACCCGCGACCATGACATCGTCGCCCGGCTGGGCGGTGATGAGTTTGTCGTGGTGGTCCTCGGCATGAATAGCCACAGCGAGATCGACAAGTTCTGCACCCGCCTGATCGAGAGCCTGCACCGGCCCATCCCCTATGAACACCATATGCTGCACATCGGCGCCAGCCTGGGCGTTGCCCTCAGCCGTCGCCAGGGTTACGTGCCCAGCGAGTTGATCCGCTGCGCCGATATTGCCCTGTACAAGGCCAAATCCGACGGTAAAAACACCTGGTGCTACTTCGAAGCGCACATGAGCGACCAGATCCAGCATCGTCGCCAACTGGAAGACGATCTGCGGCAAGCGGTGCTGAATAATCAGTTTGTGCTGCACTACCAGCCGCGCTACAAAGTGGACGGCAAGGAAATCGTCTCAGTGGAAGCGCTGGTCCGCTGGCAGCATCCGACGCAAGGCCTGCTCGGCCCGGACCTGTTCATCCCGTTGGCCGAGCAAACCGACCTGATCGTGCCGCTGGGCCGCTGGGTGCTGCGCGAAGCCTGTGAAACCGCCCTGACCTGGCCGGACGACATCCTGCTGTCGGTCAACCTGTCTCCCGCACAATTCGCCCGCAGCGACGTGGTGGAGGACGTGCGCGAAGTGCTGGTCGAGACCCGCTTCCCGGCCAGCCGCCTGGAACTGGAAATCACCGAAAACGTCATGCTCAACGACATCGACGGCGCCCTCACCACCATGAACGCCCTCAAGGAATTGGGCGTGCGTTTGAACATGGACGACTTCGGCACCGGCTATTCCTCGCTGGGCTATTTGCGGGCCTACCCGTTCGACGGGATCAAGATCGATAAACGCTTCATCGCCTCGATGAGCAGCGGCGGCAACGACCGCGCGGTGGTCCAGGCCATCATCAGCCTGGGCAAAGCCATGGGCCTGACCGTGACCGCTGAAGGGGTCGAAACAGCGGAACAACTGAAAATACTCGGCGCCGATCAATGTCACGAAGTGCAAGGGTTCTACATGAGCCGCCCGGTTGATAAGGTGGCGTTCAGCAAACTCCTGAGCAAATCCCGCGCCTGA
- a CDS encoding M24 family metallopeptidase produces the protein MQQLVKHITATSTEASIARFSSQALAQAGYPDTWYYDCPAFVLLGSRSVLSVSGRDYRPSDEAVGPHNLITVDLSPISGDVWGDCARSFYVEGGVCRAVPIGNEFGRGYEVERQLHERMCQFAQPQTTFHELYEFANESIMTAGFENLDFSGNVGHSICGRRDDRLYIEAGNDRRLGDVSCFTFEPHIRQRGGVWGFKHENIYFFDNDGRATEL, from the coding sequence CTGCAGCAACTCGTCAAACACATAACAGCCACGTCCACAGAAGCCTCCATTGCCCGATTTTCGTCCCAGGCGTTGGCCCAGGCCGGCTATCCCGACACCTGGTATTACGACTGTCCGGCCTTTGTGCTGCTCGGATCCCGAAGTGTGCTCTCGGTGTCAGGCCGAGACTACCGGCCGAGTGATGAGGCGGTTGGCCCCCATAATTTAATAACCGTCGACTTAAGCCCCATATCGGGCGATGTCTGGGGCGACTGTGCGCGCTCGTTTTATGTGGAGGGTGGTGTGTGCCGGGCCGTGCCCATTGGCAATGAGTTCGGTAGGGGTTATGAGGTAGAGCGCCAGTTACACGAGCGGATGTGCCAATTTGCCCAGCCGCAGACGACGTTTCATGAGCTCTATGAGTTTGCCAATGAGTCGATCATGACGGCAGGGTTCGAGAACCTCGATTTCAGCGGGAATGTCGGGCATAGCATCTGCGGGCGACGGGATGACCGGTTGTATATAGAGGCCGGGAATGACCGGCGTCTTGGGGACGTGAGCTGTTTTACCTTTGAACCTCATATCCGTCAGAGGGGCGGCGTCTGGGGGTTCAAGCATGAAAATATCTATTTCTTCGACAACGATGGCCGCGCGACTGAGCTTTAA